From one Lycium ferocissimum isolate CSIRO_LF1 chromosome 5, AGI_CSIRO_Lferr_CH_V1, whole genome shotgun sequence genomic stretch:
- the LOC132056459 gene encoding probable inactive purple acid phosphatase 1 isoform X1 — translation MGTLIALLSIILTLVSLQVVTCHGEQPLSRIAIHKTVLALDSHASVKATPSVLGVNGKNKEWVVLEYSVSNPSVDDWIGVFSPGNFSASGCFPENPRTFPPFLCTAPIKYQYASYSSPHYNDTGKGSLKLQLINQRSDFSFALFSGGLFSPKLVAVSNIVAFANPNAPVYPRLAQGKTWDEMTVTWTSGYGINEAEPFVEWGPKGGQQGRTPAGTLTFARSSMCGAPARTVGWRDPGFIHTSFLKELWPNTVYTYKLGHRFLNGTYIWYQMYQFKSSPYPGQKSLQRVVIFGDMGKDEADGSNEYNQFQPGSLNTTNQLINDLKNIDIVFHIGDICYANGYISQWDQFTSQIEPVASTVPYMLASGNHERDWPGTGSFYGNMDSGGECGVLVQNMFYVPTENSDKFWYSTNYGMFRFCIADTEHDWREGTEQYNFIEHCLASVDRQKQPWLIFLAHRVLGYSSDSSYADQGSFAEPMGRESLQKLWQKYKVDIAIFGHVHNYERTCPIYQNICTNNEKHFYKGGLNGTIHVAAGGAGASLSDFTRIKTKWSIFRDYDHGFVKLTAFDHSNLLFEYKKSRDGKVYDSFSISRDYRDILACTVDSCPSMTLAS, via the exons GGGAAAAACAAAGAATGGGTTGTTCTAGAGTATAGCGTTTCAAATCCCTCGGTTGATGATTGGATTGGGGTATTTTCTCCAGGCAATTTCAG TGCATCTGGCTGCTTCCCTGAAAATCCGCGAACGTTTCCACCATTTCTGTGTACAGCACCTATAAAG TATCAATATGCCAGTTACTCGAGCCCTCACTACAATGACACAGGGAAAGGATCACTGAAGCTTCAATTGATTAACCAGAGATCAGACTTTTCTTTTGCCTTGTTTTCTGGTGGACTCTTCAGT CCAAAGCTGGTGGCAGTATCAAACATAGTTGCTTTTGCAAATCCAAATGCACCAGTATACCCACGTTTAGCACAAGGAAAGACATGGGATGAA ATGACTGTGACATGGACAAGTGGATATGGAATCAATGAAGCAGAGCCTTTCGTGGAATGGGGTCCAAAGGGAGGGCAGCAGGGGCGTACTCCAGCAGGGACATTGACATTTGCCCGCAGCAGCATGTGTG GTGCACCAGCGCGAACTGTTGGATGGCGTGACCCTGGATTCATCCACACTAGTTTTCTAAAAGAACTGTGGCCGAACACAGT GTATACCTACAAGCTTGGTCATAGATTCTTAAATGGCACGTATATCTGGTATCAGATGTATCAATTCAAATCATCTCCTTATCCTGGTCAAAAATCTCTACAACGTGTTGTCATTTTTGGGGACATGGGAAAG GATGAAGCTGATGGCTCCAATGAATATAATCAGTTTCAACCTGGCTCTCTTAACACTACAAATCAGCTTATTAATGATTTAAAGAACATTGACATTGTATTTCACATTGGTGATATCTGTTATGCCAACGGCTACATTTCACAGTGGGATCAGTTTACTTCTCAGATTGAGCCAGTTgcttcaactgtgccttatatgcTTGCTAG TGGAAACCATGAGCGTGACTGGCCTGGTACGGGGTCATTTTACGGAAATATGGATTCAGGTGGAGAATGTGGAGTTTTAGTTCAGAATATGTTTTATGTTCCCACAGAAAACAGTGATAAGTTCTG GTATTCTACCAACTATGGTATGTTCCGATTCTGCATAGCTGATACAGAACACGATTGGAGGGAGGGAACCGAGCAATATAACTTCATTGAACACTGTCTGGCATCTGTAGACAGACAAAAACAACCGTGGCTGATCTTCCTTGCTCATCGGGTGCTGGGCTATTCTTCAGATTCTTCTTATGCTGATCAAGGATCTTTTGCAGAACCTATGGGTAGGGAAAGCCTTCAAAAACTCTGGCAGAAGTATAAAGTTGATatagccatattcggccatgttCATAACTATGAACGGACGTGTCCCATTTACCAG AATATCTGTACAAACAATGAGAAGCACTTTTATAAGGGCGGCTTGAATGGAACTATACACGTTGCTGCCGGAGGAGCTGGAGCAAGCCTTTCAGATTTTACCCGCATCAAAACTAAATGGAGTATCTTCAGAGATTATGACCATGGATTTGTGAAGTTGACAGCATTTGATCATTCAAATCTGTTGTTTGAGTACAAAAAGAGCAGAGATGGTAAAGTCTACGACTCGTTCAGTATATCTCGAGACTACAGAGACATACTGGCCTGCACAGTCGACAGCTGCCCGAGCATGACCCTTGCATCTTGA
- the LOC132056459 gene encoding probable inactive purple acid phosphatase 1 isoform X2: protein MYTTQAKLIDAIKQGKNKEWVVLEYSVSNPSVDDWIGVFSPGNFSASGCFPENPRTFPPFLCTAPIKYQYASYSSPHYNDTGKGSLKLQLINQRSDFSFALFSGGLFSPKLVAVSNIVAFANPNAPVYPRLAQGKTWDEMTVTWTSGYGINEAEPFVEWGPKGGQQGRTPAGTLTFARSSMCGAPARTVGWRDPGFIHTSFLKELWPNTVYTYKLGHRFLNGTYIWYQMYQFKSSPYPGQKSLQRVVIFGDMGKDEADGSNEYNQFQPGSLNTTNQLINDLKNIDIVFHIGDICYANGYISQWDQFTSQIEPVASTVPYMLASGNHERDWPGTGSFYGNMDSGGECGVLVQNMFYVPTENSDKFWYSTNYGMFRFCIADTEHDWREGTEQYNFIEHCLASVDRQKQPWLIFLAHRVLGYSSDSSYADQGSFAEPMGRESLQKLWQKYKVDIAIFGHVHNYERTCPIYQNICTNNEKHFYKGGLNGTIHVAAGGAGASLSDFTRIKTKWSIFRDYDHGFVKLTAFDHSNLLFEYKKSRDGKVYDSFSISRDYRDILACTVDSCPSMTLAS, encoded by the exons GGGAAAAACAAAGAATGGGTTGTTCTAGAGTATAGCGTTTCAAATCCCTCGGTTGATGATTGGATTGGGGTATTTTCTCCAGGCAATTTCAG TGCATCTGGCTGCTTCCCTGAAAATCCGCGAACGTTTCCACCATTTCTGTGTACAGCACCTATAAAG TATCAATATGCCAGTTACTCGAGCCCTCACTACAATGACACAGGGAAAGGATCACTGAAGCTTCAATTGATTAACCAGAGATCAGACTTTTCTTTTGCCTTGTTTTCTGGTGGACTCTTCAGT CCAAAGCTGGTGGCAGTATCAAACATAGTTGCTTTTGCAAATCCAAATGCACCAGTATACCCACGTTTAGCACAAGGAAAGACATGGGATGAA ATGACTGTGACATGGACAAGTGGATATGGAATCAATGAAGCAGAGCCTTTCGTGGAATGGGGTCCAAAGGGAGGGCAGCAGGGGCGTACTCCAGCAGGGACATTGACATTTGCCCGCAGCAGCATGTGTG GTGCACCAGCGCGAACTGTTGGATGGCGTGACCCTGGATTCATCCACACTAGTTTTCTAAAAGAACTGTGGCCGAACACAGT GTATACCTACAAGCTTGGTCATAGATTCTTAAATGGCACGTATATCTGGTATCAGATGTATCAATTCAAATCATCTCCTTATCCTGGTCAAAAATCTCTACAACGTGTTGTCATTTTTGGGGACATGGGAAAG GATGAAGCTGATGGCTCCAATGAATATAATCAGTTTCAACCTGGCTCTCTTAACACTACAAATCAGCTTATTAATGATTTAAAGAACATTGACATTGTATTTCACATTGGTGATATCTGTTATGCCAACGGCTACATTTCACAGTGGGATCAGTTTACTTCTCAGATTGAGCCAGTTgcttcaactgtgccttatatgcTTGCTAG TGGAAACCATGAGCGTGACTGGCCTGGTACGGGGTCATTTTACGGAAATATGGATTCAGGTGGAGAATGTGGAGTTTTAGTTCAGAATATGTTTTATGTTCCCACAGAAAACAGTGATAAGTTCTG GTATTCTACCAACTATGGTATGTTCCGATTCTGCATAGCTGATACAGAACACGATTGGAGGGAGGGAACCGAGCAATATAACTTCATTGAACACTGTCTGGCATCTGTAGACAGACAAAAACAACCGTGGCTGATCTTCCTTGCTCATCGGGTGCTGGGCTATTCTTCAGATTCTTCTTATGCTGATCAAGGATCTTTTGCAGAACCTATGGGTAGGGAAAGCCTTCAAAAACTCTGGCAGAAGTATAAAGTTGATatagccatattcggccatgttCATAACTATGAACGGACGTGTCCCATTTACCAG AATATCTGTACAAACAATGAGAAGCACTTTTATAAGGGCGGCTTGAATGGAACTATACACGTTGCTGCCGGAGGAGCTGGAGCAAGCCTTTCAGATTTTACCCGCATCAAAACTAAATGGAGTATCTTCAGAGATTATGACCATGGATTTGTGAAGTTGACAGCATTTGATCATTCAAATCTGTTGTTTGAGTACAAAAAGAGCAGAGATGGTAAAGTCTACGACTCGTTCAGTATATCTCGAGACTACAGAGACATACTGGCCTGCACAGTCGACAGCTGCCCGAGCATGACCCTTGCATCTTGA